In Jejubacter calystegiae, the following are encoded in one genomic region:
- a CDS encoding winged helix-turn-helix domain-containing protein, producing the protein MHNHYIINSKVEFRPAVSTLKPLDGHGSEVELNSPAARCLLLLIHKQGEIIGQQEFMDEVWGKNGIHVTSNTYYQNISILRKALKKAGIDDEIIVTIPRVGLTLASETQVVCEGRESKPPVSPAEHSARSEQSKESPDSNIQNSILEISSEKPQPTVIGGSPPLTEARIPRAHFNGCISPGILCLVAGVLFFWWTQHHTQKNYYSNYQFIYQGKGCKIYAYHLLKTQSFKNEVINWGMKFSSDCAIHPYIYIDKYEILPRVSVIRCDKEINKNNECISEYFVE; encoded by the coding sequence ATGCATAATCACTATATCATTAATAGTAAAGTTGAATTCCGCCCCGCAGTCAGTACATTGAAACCCCTTGATGGTCATGGCTCTGAGGTAGAATTAAACTCACCCGCTGCACGTTGTCTTTTGTTGTTAATTCATAAACAGGGTGAAATCATCGGGCAGCAGGAGTTCATGGATGAAGTTTGGGGGAAGAATGGAATACATGTGACTTCAAACACTTATTATCAGAATATATCAATATTACGTAAAGCACTAAAGAAGGCTGGAATTGATGACGAGATCATCGTAACCATTCCAAGGGTAGGGCTAACGTTAGCAAGTGAGACGCAGGTTGTCTGTGAAGGCCGCGAGAGTAAACCTCCAGTATCTCCAGCGGAACATTCAGCAAGGAGCGAACAGAGTAAAGAGAGTCCCGATAGCAACATTCAGAACAGCATACTTGAGATATCTTCAGAGAAACCACAACCCACGGTCATAGGCGGCTCTCCCCCGCTCACTGAAGCCAGAATACCACGCGCTCATTTTAATGGTTGTATCTCTCCTGGTATCTTATGCCTGGTGGCGGGGGTTCTTTTCTTCTGGTGGACACAGCATCATACGCAAAAAAATTACTACTCGAATTACCAGTTTATCTACCAGGGAAAGGGATGCAAAATTTATGCTTACCATCTTCTTAAAACTCAAAGCTTCAAAAACGAAGTGATTAACTGGGGCATGAAGTTTTCTTCCGATTGCGCTATCCATCCTTATATCTATATAGATAAATATGAAATATTACCCCGTGTCTCCGTGATACGTTGTGATAAAGAGATCAATAAAAACAATGAGTGCATATCTGAGTATTTTGTAGAGTAA